A stretch of the Papaver somniferum cultivar HN1 chromosome 6, ASM357369v1, whole genome shotgun sequence genome encodes the following:
- the LOC113287085 gene encoding probable calcium-binding protein CML36, whose product MKLTKYHPRNLFRSKKSKSSSVSRTDDPRFGSGSSLASSSSSTNLKEGSSSGTPTSVLPANSPFLIQSKSGVEEEIWSVETHFELVEAFKLIDKDGDGKITRSELESVLQRIGGEPPSRDEVMIMFSEIDSDGDGFITLEEFSAISSAFEPPASGSSELRDVFDYFDTDKNGKISAEELLGVFMAIGGDEQRFTLDECKSMISGVDSDGDGFVCFKDFSKMMERQI is encoded by the coding sequence ATGAAACTGACAAAATATCATCCAAGAAACCTATTCAGATCTAAAAAGAgtaaatcatcatcagtatcaagaACGGATGATCCAAGATTTGGTTCAGGTTCATCACTAGCTTCATCGTCATCATCGACGAATCTAAAAGAAGGTTCATCTTCCGGTACTCCAACAAGCGTTCTTCCGGCAAACAGTCCATTTCTCATTCAATCAAAATCAGGTGTGGAAGAAGAAATATGGTCAGTAGAAACTCATTTTGAATTAGTTGAAGCATTTAAGTTAATTGATAAAGATGGTGATGGAAAAATCACCAGATCTGAACTTGAATCTGTTTTACAAAGAATCGGCGGTGAACCGCCGAGTAGAGATGAGGTAATGATTATGTTTAGTGAGATTGATTCTGATGGTGATGGTTTTATTACTCTAGAGGAATTTAGTGCTATTAGTTCAGCTTTTGAACCACCTGCTAGTGGTTCATCTGAACTGCGTGATGTGTTTGATTACTTTGATACTGATAAGAATGGTAAAATCTCGGCTGAAGAATTGTTAGGTGTTTTCATGGCGATTGGTGGTGATGAACAACGATTTACGTTAGATGAATGCAAATCTATGATTAGTGGTGTTGATTCTGATGGTGATGGTTTTGTTTGTTTTAAAGATTTCTCAAAAATGATGGAAAGACAAATATGA